The genomic DNA CGCATTTCAAAGTGCTCGCGGCTGTCCTTGTACTTGTGCGGCGAACGGATAACAACGTAAACGTTCTTTTCCGTGGGCAGCGGCACGGGGCCTACTACCGTTGCGCCTGCACGCGTGACCGTCTCAACGATCTTCCGTGCTGATACGTCGATGACCTCGTGGTCGTACGACTTCAGCCGGATGCGGATTTTTTGTCCCGCCATGGCGTCGTGCCTCTTTCTTCGAGTAATGCTCTCTGTACAGTTTTTGCGCCGAACTGCCTTACGGCCAGGCGCCCCTCCAACAGACTGAATCCGGATGAATCCGGGTTCCTCACCCTGTCGAGGCTCCGACCCCCGCGCTCGGGCGTGTCGTGGTGATGAAACCAACGACGCCCAGCAAGAATGGGGGCGGGTTATATATGGGCTCTTCCCCTGAAGGATCCGACCCTGCACCAGGCATTATCCTGGCCGGGACTGAATCTCAACACTTCCCTGTTCCTGCTGTACAGCCGGAACGTGGGCGTGTGTGGGCACAAAAGCGCTTGAACAACTTCTCTAGTCTGCCAGACCTCGGCGCAGATGGCCAATCCGGCTTTTCCCCTGCGGCGCAGCCGCATCGGAGAGCTTGACCTGATCAGTCTAACGCAGAGGGCGGCGGGCCGGAAAGTTCGTGCCGGCCGTCACGGTTTGCGGAAAATCCGTGCCGGCTGCCACGCCTGGCCGGAAAGTCAGGGCCTGCCCTCCCGGTTGGCACGCCGGATCCGCCGTGCCCGGTCAATTTCCGGACGGAACCGGCGGCGGGCCCAGCCAATCCCTGCCGCCGCAGCTGCGGCAATGGCCAGGAAGATAAGAAATTCCATCCTCCGAGCCTAACCGAGGGCCCAGGTGCACGTCAGTAGCCCCGCTCCTCCCCTGCCCCGGTCAGCGGAGCCCGGGATCCCTCCGCCGGGCCTGCCTGGGCGTTCTCCGGGCCGGGCTCCCCCTCGCCGCGACTGTCCTTCCGCTCCGGCTCATCGGAGCGCACCCGTGTGAGCCGCCAGACGGC from Arthrobacter zhangbolii includes the following:
- the rpsJ gene encoding 30S ribosomal protein S10 — its product is MAGQKIRIRLKSYDHEVIDVSARKIVETVTRAGATVVGPVPLPTEKNVYVVIRSPHKYKDSREHFEMRTHKRLIDIIDPTPKAVDSLMRLDLPADVNIEIKL